TGAGCTGCTGGTCTCGATCAGGCTCTCGCGTCAGGAAGTGCTGACGCGGAAGGACAACCCGGTCAAGCTGCACGCGCTCGTTCCTGAGTCGGCATTTCACGCGCACTTCGAGGCAGGCCCCGGCATCATGCGCGACCAGTTGCGCAAGCTGATTGATGCCTCGAACCAGCCGAACGTGGACCTTCAGGTGATCCCGCTCAACGCGCACCCGGCCTACGGCTCCAATGGGGCCACCACGACTCTGAACTTCGGGCACCCGTGGGTGCCTGTCGTCAGCGTCGACAACCCGATGGGCGGCACTCACAGCGAAGATCCTGAAGAAATCGCCTACATGGAGAGCGTCTTCGCGCTCGCTGCCGAAATCGCACTTCCCGTGGACGAATCACGGGATCTCATCACCACGTATCTGGAAGGACAGTCCAAGTGACACCCAAGACCCTCATGGCCACCGACCTGCCTGGCGCCGCCTGGCGCAAGTCGTCGTACAGCGGCGCTCAGGAAGGCCAGTGCGTCGAGGTCGCCAACGTCGTTGAGTCGCACCAGGGCATCGCCGTCCGTGACTCGAAGGACCCCAACGGCCCGGCGCTGCTGATCAACCCGGCCTCGTTCACCGAGTTCATCGGCGACGTCGCCAATGGACGCTTCAACGTCTGATCTCACCTACGACGAACGGCCCGGTTCCCCCCACGGCAGATGCGGGGGGCGCCGGGCCGTTCTCGTACAGCCGTACCCATGGGTCGTCGAAGCTTACCTGCGACGACCTCGCAGCGTCGGGTCCGCCCCACTCGAAAGGCGGTCTGCCTTCCGGCTGAATGTCGTTGTCACTAGCGCGTCAATGGGTTCCGTCGTCGCGCGGCTCAACACGAAATTGTCCGCAATCGCCATTTCCCCGAGCCGATCCCACTCTCCCAAGTCGGGGGCTACCAGATCGACACGATCCTCGGCAGCACCCAGGTGCTTGTCCCGAGCGAGGGCGGAGGGGGAGCTCGATGTCATGGCAGGGCACTCGCTCAGTATCCGAGTTCGTCCTGAATGCGCAGGACATCCAGGATGTGGAGCAACTGCCCATCGGCGGAGCGTGCCATCAACATCACTTCACGCGGCGCCGAGTCCCCATAGTCGGCCGTGGTGGTCTCTTCACGGAGCTCGGCCTCGAAGATGGCGCACTGAGCACAGCCTTTCAAGTGGATCAGGTACCGGGCCGGTGCTCTCACGGTGGTCCCGCGATCGTGGAGGAGGAGCGCGGGCTCTCCGCTGGCGTGGGCCCCTCTGCCATCGCGGACTCGGTAGACGAGATGCGGCTGTCCGAAGTGGCGGGCGTCCATGAGGGAGCCGATGACGTGGACGACGTCGTCGGGTTGGAAGTGGGACGTCTCGATGATCCGCTCGTGGACGGCACCGATGAGTGGCTCAGTCATGAGGGTGGAAGGTAGAGCCGGGGCAACGTGCGAGGGAGAGGGGTAGACCGTCCTATGGGACGAGTAGCTGCGCGGCGCAGGAAGGTGGTTCGCATACCGGCGGTTGCGTGCCGTCCTCTGCCCTGGCAGCGACACCCCGGGCGTTGCGCAGCGTCACGAGTCAGCCAACTCGTGGACTCTCTGAGTGGTCGTGCGGCGGGGCAGTCCGGGCACTAGGACGTCGAGGTCGGCGCCGCCGGTCGGTCCGGTCGGCGGACCCGCCCCGTGCACAGTCGCCAACGTCCGGACGTCCGCCCTGCGCTGGTTGCGAGCGTGAGTGTAATGGTTGAGGGGCCGTCCGGCGGGACCGAAGAGACGGGACGTGTTCCGGGGCCTGATGCATTCCCGGCGGGAGCTCCCGTCAACGGAGACGGCGCATTGCGGGCATGCGTGGACTCGTTCAGCGTGGGCCTCCCGATGCCCACCACGCTCGCGGCCCCGTGCTGCTTCGGAGGTATTTGTGCCTGCCGTCCTCGCTGACGTCCCACTCCTGTCCTGCCCGTCTCGGAGGAGCTCCGCAGGGCAGGCCGGCGCGCGATGACCGTGGCATCACCGGAGGCGAGCGCGGATGACGGGAAGGGGCGACGGCCGAGGGGCCGCTGGCGCAGATCCCCGCGCTCTAGGCGTGAGGCGGGATTTCTGCGCAGGCTCGGGGAAGGGCTCGCCCTGCCTGTCGGGAGGGCAGCCGGTCTAGTCGTTGCCGACGTCGTCTATTTCTACAGGGACCACGCGAACGGACAGATGACCAAGGGCGAGACCTACGACGTCCTGGAGGAACACGTCCGGCACTTCGTGATGCGTCAGAACGCCGCCATCGTGCGCCGAGCCACCCGCAACGACCATGTAGGTTCCACGTTTCGATGCGCAATGTTGGTGGCGGATGCGCAACAGTGAATACGCAAATCCGGGGTTTGGTGCGCAACGGCTTAGGTTCGTAACTGTCAGTTGTCGATCTTTCCCGGGAGGCCAACTCGGGCTGCAGGGCCCTCTGTACGGTTAGTTGCGATGAACCCCGCCCCTCTTGCTGTCTCCCTTCGCTAAGCTTCCAACAGGGGGTGCCATGGCGTGCGTACAGATCCGCGTCATTGTCGACACGGGACCGGAAACGGATGAGCGGGAGCGCGTGGAGGGCACAGCTCAGCTGCGCAAACTGCTACTCCAACAGGGCGTCGAGGAGGTGCGGCTGCAGCGGGACGGGGACCAACCGCCGGGCGCCAAAGCCGGGGACGGCATTGTTCTGGGTGCCATGTTGGTGACTCTCGCGCCGCACGCCTTCAGCGCGGTGGTGTCCGTCATCCAGGCATGGTCGGCGCGGGCATCTGGCCGGAGCGTGGAGATCGTCGAGGGCGAGCGCTCGCTGACCGCTTCCGGCCTGTCCGAACAGGAACAGCGGGAGTTGATCGACGACTTCCGTCGCAGGACGGCCGCGCCGCGGAATGGGGAAACGACCCATGGGAGTCCGTGAGGGGCTGATCGTCGCTACCTCGACCTACGCCGACCCACAGCTCAACCGGCTCAGCGCCCCCGGCCATGACGCCCAGGCCCTCAGTGACGTCCTTTCGGCGCCGGGCATCGGTAACTACACGGTCCACACGGCTCTGGACCAGCCCACGCACGTCATCCGCCGCAAGGTGCAGGAGTTCCTCGTCCGCCGCAGGACCGACGATCAGCTGCTCATCTACTTCTCCTGCCACGGCATCAAGGACGACGACGGCCACCTGTACTTCGCCGGCACCGACACCGGCCACGACCCGGACCTGCTGGAATCCAGCGCGGTTTCCGCAGCCTTCCTCAGCGGCCAGCTCAACGGCTGCGTAGCCCGCAGCATCGTGGTCCTACTGGACTGCTGCTACAGCGGGGCATTCGACCCAGGGGCCAAGAGCGACGCCTCGGTCAACCTCCGCGAGCGATTCCACGGCACTGGGACCGCCGTCATCACCGCGACCAACGCCCTCCAGTACGCCTGGGAAGGGGACCATTTCGCCGAGACCGGGCAGGGACAGCTGTCTGCCTTTACCTCTGCGATCGTCAGCGGCCTGCGCACGGGCGACGCCGACCTCGATGGCGACGGCTGGGTGTCCGTCGAAGACCTGTACTTGCACGTGAATGACCGCCTCCTGACGGACGGCGCCAGGCAGACGCCTCATCGCTGGCTGTTGGGCGGGGAAGGCAGTTTGACGATCGCCCGGAGCCCCGGCATCGGCACGGCCGCGCCGGGTGGGCACGGGCAGCAGAGCGCCCTCGTAACAAAGGCCGGGGAATCCGCGATGCAGGCAGGGTCGCCGCAGATCGCGGCCCGAATGCCCGAGCCGCTGCCCTCTGCACCCACACTCAGCGGGCGAGGAAGCACACGGCCGGTGGCCGCATCACCTCCACCGGCCCTGAACTCCGTCGCCCCACGCAGGTTCAAGGTCGGACAGTGGGCACAGTGCGTGGCGTTCAGTCCGGACGGTACTCACCTGGCCACCGGATCCCGCCACTCGATCCGGATCTGGGCTCTACGAGACCCCAACACCACGAACCTTCTGTGGCGGCGGGACTTTGGTGGCCGGCTGGACACGGTGTTCTCAGTGGCGTTCAGTCCTGACGGCGCTCGCGTGGCCGGCGCCGGCGTCTATGGCACCCCAGTGGTCTGGGATGCCGCCACCGGCGAACGACTGCTCATGCTCCACGGCACTGATCAAGTGGTCAGGGTGGCGTTCAGTCCGGACGGCGCCCGCGTGGCTGGCGCCTGCAGGGACGGCGTCGGAGCGATCTGGGATGCCGCCACCGGCCAACGATTACTCACTCTCTCTTCGCGTGCTGGCGACCCGCTGTACTGCGTGTCGTTCAGCCCGGACGGCACCCGCCTGGCCACCGCCCAACGCAAGACTGTGGCGGTCTGGGATGCCACCACCGGGAAACCGCTGTTGTTTCTCGACCACGACTCCAATGTGGTGGCGTTCAGCCCGGACGGCAGCCGGCTGGTCACCACTCATTGCGAGACCGTGACGGTCTGGGGTACCGCCACCGGCGACCAGTTGTTTCAGATCCATCTCCAGGAGAAGGTGCCGATCGTGGCGTTCAGCCCGGACGGCACCCGTCTGGCTACTGCCCACCGCAAGACTGCGGCGGTCTGGGATGCCACCACCGGCAATAAACTGTTCGAAGTCCATCACGACGACACCGTGCTAACCGTGGCGTTCAGCCCGGACGGCAGCCGCCTGGCGACAGGCAGTGAGGACAAGACCGCAGCGGTTTGGGACATCAGCTCCAGCGGCCGGTAGGAAAAGGGGAGCTGACCTTGGCCGCGCCTGCGGCAAGCTGTGCTCGCGATAGCAGTAGCGTACGCGTCCCAGGTAGCGGTGTTCCGCGACCCAATATTGAGCTGCCGCACCCATGGCTCAGTTCGCACCGCCCCCAGGCCCGCTCCCAGCAGCCGCGGATCACGCAGCCCGGGGCGCAGTGTGGCAAAGACATCGCTGGAAGCCAGGTCCCGCAGTGTGCCAGCCGACCGCCTCTAGTCAGCAGTCGGGGCACGCTTCGCCCGGCCGGCCGGTCCGCCGACGGCGAGCCACAAAGCCGACCTGTCACTATTTGTGACCGGCACAGCGCATGCAGAACACCGATTGCGCACGATGGACCGACGCGTGCTGTGCTCATCACTCGTGGATTTCAATCTCTGCAGGAGCCAGTGCGCATCGAGTCGCGAATCCTACAGACCACCAGATCCCCCAGGCCGCGAGCACCGCCGCATGAGACCGCTTGTCGTGAACTGCCCTTGGGGCGGACGCTCGTGGAGCCGGGGCCACTTATAGGTTGTCGGCATGGCCGGCGCTCCCTCACGCAGATCCTCCTTCCGAACCGCCGAGTACTGGGCGGCGATCGAGGTCATCGCGGACGACCTGATCAACCACACCGCGCCTCACACTCCGCGCCCCTCCGGGGACGCGCGTGGCACCCTCCAGAGGTTGTCGAGCCGCGGTTTCGGCCCCGTGAGCCTCTTCGACCTGTGCGCCCTGCTGGTCCTGGCGGCGCCCCGCTCACCAGCGGTGCTCTCCGGCCCTGGTGACCGAACTCCGGCGATTCCGCCGCCCGAGCCGACGCCGACCGCACCGGCTGCCGCACCGATCGCGGAACTCAAGAGAGGCCCTGTGACAGTGGCGGCGCACCCGACCGAGCGCCACATCCAGCACCTGCGGGAACTCGAAGAAGCCGTGGCCGAGGCCCTGTTGGTCAGCCCGGAACACCCCAGAGCACGCGGCGCTGTACGCCGCGCGCTCATGGCCGGAGGCCGTACCGTCCAGGACGCGACCGCGGTCTATGGGATCGTCTGCGAGCTGTTCGAGCGCCCGGCCTCCTGAGACCCGCGCGCGGGAGCACCCGGCCGCGGTTCGCATTGCCCGAACGTCTTCAGTCGGCCGTGGGGCGCGACGAAATCCGTTGGAGTACCCCGCTTTCCGCGCCGGAGTTGCCATGGCCGGAGTGCTCTCTTGTGTGAAAGTCCTACACTCCCGTGCTGTGGCCGACAGGACGACGGAGAAGCCGGAGGAGCCGCCTGACCTGCGAAGGAGCCATGCGCGGACTGTTCACGGGCGGTGCGGCAGCAGCAAGCCGTGGGTCGGCCAAGGATGTGACAAAGCATGGTTAGGCTTCGCTATGCAAGCGTTCTTTACGCTGAGACCGTACGGGGCAGCAGAACTGTCAGTAACAGCGCCGGTGGAACACCCGTTCCGGGTGAGCAGCTAGTCGAAGTCAGGAGCCGAGCATGGTGATCGCCACCCTCGGGGAGGTAGTCGCGGTCTACCGGGCCCGGGCCGCTCTCGATCCCTCGCACGTGGCCGAGCGGGCCGGCATCTCCATAGCTCAATACCTCGCACTCGAGCAGGGCACCGCCTGGCCGGGCACCGAAGCGGTCGAGGCCGTCATCGACGCCCTGCAGATCCCAGACAGTCACCGCGCATGCCTGGCCGCGACCGGCGCTCCTCTCGACAAGTACCTGCAGCGCATGCTGCACGGCTACGACATCCCGGCCCTCATTGTGGACAGCACCTGGCGGACCGTGGAGGCGAACGCCTTCGCCCGCACGCTGCTGCCCGACTCGGCCCTGCCGGGCTGGAACCTGATGCGCTGGGTCCTGCTGGACGATGATGCGCGAAGACGACTAGCCAACTGGGACGACGTCGCCCGGTGCTTTTCCGGCGCCCTCCGCGACGCCATCACCGCAGCGCCGCACAACGCCGAACTGCTCGCCATCCGCGAGGACGCTACACAGCTAGGACAGACTGCAGGTCCCTCCTCACGGAACTGCCCCGACGCGCAGGTATTCGTCTGGCGCACGGACAGCGGCGCATACCCGATCTCCGCCTGCCTGGTCACCTCACCCAGCGGCCGCCCAGACCTGCAACAGGTCACATTCGTGCCGCGAAGCACCCAGCCGGTACCCGTGCTCATGGCCGCCCAGGCAAGCCCCGCCCCCTGGTACGGACCCCTGCTCACCGATCTGCTCTCCTGCGGGCTGTGCGGACTGCTCCTGACCGGCGGCGGCCGGCCGACCACCTACGGCTGCGCCACGGGGTGTCTGCCCGAACTCTCCGCTGACGACCTGGAGCTCCGCATCGCGAAAGAGGTACTCACACGCGCCTTCCCCGCCCAAGCCTGTCGCGAGCTCGGCATCGCACAGGAGATCCTCATGGCCGACGGGATCGAGCTGGAGCTGAACGTCCCCGTCTCGCCCCAACACGCGCTGGATCAGTGGCAGCGCTCGATGACCAACACCCAGCGCCGGGGCATCCTCACCTCGACGCTGAGGTCAGCCACGGTCAACCCCGCACCGGGAACCGACGGATCACCCGGTATCGACCTCGCCTACAACTGGCGCGAGCTGACCCATCCCTGACCGCAGGAGCGGATCGCCCGCCACCGACCTTCGGTTGCCGGGGCAACCGTCCGTCACGGCGGGGTCATCCAAACCCCTGTCGGCCGCCCCGGCACGAGACATCGTCTCAGCTCGGCTCCGGGCGCCGGAGCCGAAGCCCGCAACCGACCTCCGGCAGAGCGTCGCCGCTGCCGTGCCGGTGATCACGTGCACCCCCCGTCCCGCGCGACGGGACAGGCAGCCAGATACTCGGGGCTCGAAGACCCCCTGGCGGGACGCGGCCGTTCCAGGTCCGTCTGCCCGGTCCGACGGCACCTAGCGTCCACTCCTGAGGAACTCGCCGTCACCGTCAGGAGAAACAGATGGGCCGCAGGAAGCCGACTCGCACTCGCCGCCCCCGCCAGGACAGGACCTCCACGCGGGCCCGCGAACATACGCCAGGCGACCTGTTCCCGCCCGGGACCATCGTTCAGATGCTCACCGACTCGACCGCGCGGGCCCACACCGCGGCCCTGTCCGAGGGCATGGCCCACCAGCCCTCCCTCACGGCCCTACGGGCCGGCCGCATCGTCGCCATGGCCCACACCCGCCCGCTGTACAGGGGCGAAGACGCTGAGAAGGGCATAGCGGACCTGTCCCTGCTGGCCGCGGCAGCGGCCGCCGACTGCATCGTGCTCAGCTGGGAGACCTGCGACGTCAAGGTCGCCTGCGGCATCCCTCTCGACGCTCCCGAGGAGGCCCTGAACATCCTCATCGCAGGCGAAGACGGTCAGTACATGCACGTCGAGTTCCCCTACACCCCGCACCCCATCGCCACCCGCAACCGCACCGGCCTCCAGGGCTTCCGCCCGCAGTGGCTCACCCCCATACAGAGCACGAACAATCCGCTCCTCAGTCCCATCCAACGGGCCGTAGAGCAGTCCTTTGCCCAACGGGCAGCCATCGCCCCCTCCGGGCTGGACACGACCATGGTGTGGATGGAGGGACTCGGCTACACCGTCAACCTGATCGACTCCCGGCCTCCCGCCGAAGCCAAGTAGGGACGAGCTCCGTGCACCAGCGGAGCCGTCCCGGCCCTTCAGTACTGAACTGGGCAGCGGACCAGGCCTTTCAGCCACCCGATCCGCATCGAATGCCTGTGCGCATTGTCTGTGCTCCGGATACGGTTCCGGTAGAGATCTTGAAGGGGGCCCGCATGGACGAGGTCAGGAGCACCAACCTCCCCGGTCGTCCTCCGGGCATCCGGGCCGACGCGGAAGGCCTGACCCAGCGGCAGCGGCGTGTCATCGGGTCGTACTGGTTCACTGCGGCGCCATGAGATTCTGCGACTGTGCCGGCCTGTCCGCTCTGCTGGCCGCCGCCCGCACGGCGAAGACCCACGGGAGCGAGCTGCGGCTGTGCGCGGTCCCGCACACGCTGGCGAGGCTGCTGCGGCTCTCCCACACCGGCAGCGCCTTCACCATCGAGCAGTCGGACGTACGGTGAAACCATGGCCGGGCGGATACGCCGCTGCGCGTACATCCACTGCTCGAAGCCTCTGCCAGCGGGCGCCCGCAGCGGCAAGCGGTTCTGCGACCGCACGTGCAAGGCAGCCGATCGAAGGTGGCGCCGCCACCAGGCCGAAGCCTTCGCAATCGGACTGGCGTTCCTCTGGGGCGAGGAGCCCGAGCAAGTCGTGCGCTGCCCGGTCTGCGGCCACCGCTTCGCGCTGGGCCACGGACACCGCAGGGACCAGATCTACGATCGGGACTCCTGTCGGCAGGCCGCCTTCCGGGACCGCCGCCGGGCCGAAAGGGTACGCGAAGCCGTTACGCGCGACACGGCCCAAAGCGCCTCTACAAGCCGCTGACCAGCCCGGATGACACCTTCCACGCCTCCCTCGTGACGGAGGCCATGAAGACGACGATCCTACTTCCGGCCGGTCGGCCCGGAACCGTCAAGCCCGTGACCTGCACGTTTGGACACCAGCGGTGGGGACGTCC
The Streptomyces sp. NBC_01142 genome window above contains:
- a CDS encoding DUF397 domain-containing protein yields the protein MTPKTLMATDLPGAAWRKSSYSGAQEGQCVEVANVVESHQGIAVRDSKDPNGPALLINPASFTEFIGDVANGRFNV
- a CDS encoding caspase family protein, with protein sequence MGVREGLIVATSTYADPQLNRLSAPGHDAQALSDVLSAPGIGNYTVHTALDQPTHVIRRKVQEFLVRRRTDDQLLIYFSCHGIKDDDGHLYFAGTDTGHDPDLLESSAVSAAFLSGQLNGCVARSIVVLLDCCYSGAFDPGAKSDASVNLRERFHGTGTAVITATNALQYAWEGDHFAETGQGQLSAFTSAIVSGLRTGDADLDGDGWVSVEDLYLHVNDRLLTDGARQTPHRWLLGGEGSLTIARSPGIGTAAPGGHGQQSALVTKAGESAMQAGSPQIAARMPEPLPSAPTLSGRGSTRPVAASPPPALNSVAPRRFKVGQWAQCVAFSPDGTHLATGSRHSIRIWALRDPNTTNLLWRRDFGGRLDTVFSVAFSPDGARVAGAGVYGTPVVWDAATGERLLMLHGTDQVVRVAFSPDGARVAGACRDGVGAIWDAATGQRLLTLSSRAGDPLYCVSFSPDGTRLATAQRKTVAVWDATTGKPLLFLDHDSNVVAFSPDGSRLVTTHCETVTVWGTATGDQLFQIHLQEKVPIVAFSPDGTRLATAHRKTAAVWDATTGNKLFEVHHDDTVLTVAFSPDGSRLATGSEDKTAAVWDISSSGR
- a CDS encoding helix-turn-helix transcriptional regulator, producing MVIATLGEVVAVYRARAALDPSHVAERAGISIAQYLALEQGTAWPGTEAVEAVIDALQIPDSHRACLAATGAPLDKYLQRMLHGYDIPALIVDSTWRTVEANAFARTLLPDSALPGWNLMRWVLLDDDARRRLANWDDVARCFSGALRDAITAAPHNAELLAIREDATQLGQTAGPSSRNCPDAQVFVWRTDSGAYPISACLVTSPSGRPDLQQVTFVPRSTQPVPVLMAAQASPAPWYGPLLTDLLSCGLCGLLLTGGGRPTTYGCATGCLPELSADDLELRIAKEVLTRAFPAQACRELGIAQEILMADGIELELNVPVSPQHALDQWQRSMTNTQRRGILTSTLRSATVNPAPGTDGSPGIDLAYNWRELTHP
- a CDS encoding STAS domain-containing protein, which gives rise to MRFCDCAGLSALLAAARTAKTHGSELRLCAVPHTLARLLRLSHTGSAFTIEQSDVR